Sequence from the Methylophilales bacterium MBRSF5 genome:
TTAAAAAAGTATCTATATCCAGCACGATGGGAGCTGGTATTAAGGTAGATCAAGCCAATATATTGGCATAACGAATTTTGGTCATTGACCAATAAGAGCTTTGGGTCCGTCGTGAGACGGGGTTATCAAAGACCGTAGGTACCGAAAGGTTTAATAAGTGATTACCTACGCAGATGGCGAAACCTAAGGGATAGCATCCTGATAAAGTCCGCCGTAAGGTGAGTGTGAAAACACTTTGATTTTAAATACGGAAGGAGAAGACTTTGAGTCTGAATCTTGAAGAAAAAAAGGCTGTTGTTGCTGAAGTTAGTAAACAAGTAGAGTCTGCACAAGCGTTAATTCTTGCTGAATATCGTGGTGTGGGAGTTGCTCAGTTAACTGATTTAAGATCAAAAGCACGCGAATCCGGTGTGTATTTGAGAGTTTTAAAAAACACTCTTGTAAAAAGAGCAGTTGAAGGAACTCCATTTGCAGATCTGTCAGGAGATATGACAGGACCATTGATTTTTGGTATGTCTGAAGATCCTGTTGCGGTTGCTAAGGTCTTAAATAACTTTGCAAAAGAAAATGACTTATTTGTTATTAAGTCTGGCGCACTGCCTAACGAAAAAATGGATGAAGCTAAGATTAAAGCTCTTGCTTCGTTACCAAGTCGTGAAGAACTTCTTGCTAAATTGATGGGCACCATGCAGGCACCAATTGCAAAATTTGTTCGTACTCTTAACGAAGTACCTACGAAATTTGTACGTGGACTTGCAGCTGTTCGTGATCAAAAAGAAGCTCAAGCATAATTTTTATTAAGGAGAAATATAAATGGCTATCTCAAAAGAAGAAATTTTAGAAGCAATTGGATCTATGTCGGTTCTTGATTTATCAGAATTAATCAAAGAAATGGAAGATAAATTTGGTGTTTCAGCTGCTGCTGCTGCTGTAGCAATGCCTGCAGGTGGAGCTGCTGCTGGCGGTGATGCTGGCGCTGCTACAGAAAAATCAGAATTTGATGTTCATCTAACTGCTGCTGGTGACCAAAAAGTGAACGTGATTAAAGCGGTTCGCGAAATTACTGGTCTTGGCTTAAAAGAAGCTAAAGATTTAGTTGACGGAGCACCTAAAGTAATTAAAGAAGGACTTGCAAAAGCTGACGCAGAAGAAGCAGCTAAAAAATTAACTGACGCAGGCGCAACAGCTGAGCTGAAGTAATTTTATTTATTAGAGGCTGGCACACATCATTTTGTGTGTCAGCCTTTAGTTATTTTTAACAAACGAGTTTATATAAAAAATAATTTTTATATACATTTGTTAACTTTGGAGACGCTATGAGCTATTCCTTTACCGAGAAGAAACGCTTAAGAAAGAATTTTGCAAAACGACAAACAGTTGCTGAAGTTCCCTACTTATTATCTATGCAGCTGGAATCTTACAAAGATTATCTCCAGATGGATGTCCCAGTTGATGAAAGAAAAGATCAGGGGTTACAAAATACGTTTAACTCTGTATTTCCTATTTCAAGCCATTCTGGTAATGCAAAATTAGATTTTGTTTCATACTCGCTTGGTAAAGTTGTCTTTGATGTTAAAGAGTGTCAACTTCGAGGATTAACTTTTGGTGTTCCATTAAGAGTGAAGGTTCGCTTATCAATCATGGATAAGGAAGCTTCTGAACCTACAGTTAAAGAAGTGAAGGAACAAGAAGTTTACATGGGTGAAATGCCATTAATGACAAATAACGGCTCATTCGTGATTAACGGCACTGAGAGAGTGATTGTGTCTCAGTTGCATCGTAGCCCGGGTGTATTCTTTGAGCACGATAAAGGCAAAACCCATAGCTCAGGTAAGTTGCTATTCTCTGCAAGAATCATTCCATATCGTGGTTCATGGTTAGATTTTGAGTTTGATCCAAAAGATTATTTGTACTTCCGAATTGATAGAAGAAGAAAAATGCCTGTGACTACTTTACTTAAAGCATTAGGCCTATCCTCGGAAGAAATACTATCAACGTTTTATGATTTTGATCAATTCTCGTTTGTTAAAAACAAATTAAATTTTACTCTATATCCTGAGAGATTAAGAGGTGAGATTGCAAAATTTGATATTGCTGACAAAAAAGGTGAGCTGATTGTTGCTAAGGATAAAAGAATTACTGTTAAGCATATCAGAGAAATTGAAAAAGCGAATATTAAAAAAATTGAAGTCTCAGAAGAATTCATTATCGGTAGGAAGCTTGCCAAAGGCATCATTGATGCTGACACAGGTGAAGTAATTGCGGAAGCTAATGCTGAGATTACAGAAGAGTTACTCGCGCAAATTAAAGAGCTATCCATAAATGAAATTGAAACCCTTTACTATAATGATTTAGATCAAGGCGACTTCATATCTCATACTTTATCGACCGATGAAATTCCTGATGAATATTCAGCTCGCGTGGCAATCTACAGAATGATGAGACCTGGCGAGCCTCCAACTGAAGATTCAGTGAAGGCATTATTCGAAGGAATGTTTTTCTCAGAAGATAGATATGACTTGTCGAATGTTGGTCGAATGAAATTTAATCGACGCGCCTATCCTAAATCCTTTGAAAAATCAGCTGGCTGGATGCAAAGATTTTATCAAAGAGTTGGTGAACAAGATGATGAAGGCGCCGGAATTTTATCCATCGATGATATTTTAGCTGTGGTTGGAATTCTGGTTGAGCTTAGAAACGGGCGTGGCGAAATTGATGACATCGATCATCTTGGTAATAGAAGAATACGTTCCGTTGGCGAGCTTGTTGAAAATCAATTCAGAACTGGACTTGTTCGTGTTGAAAGAGCAGTTAAAGAGAGACTCGGTCAGGCTGAAGCTGACAACCTCATGCCTCATGATTTGATTAATTCAAAACCAATTTCAAGCGCCATTAGAGAGTTCTTTGGTTCATCACAATTATCACAATTTATGGATCAAACTAACCCGTTATCAGAAATTACACATAAGCGGAGAGTTTCTGCATTAGGCCCTGGTGGTTTAACGAGAGAGCGAGCCGGCTTTGAGGTTCGTGACGTTCACTCAACACATTATGGTCGTGTATGTCCAATTGAAACGCCTGAAGGACCGAATATTGGTCTGATTAACTCTCTTGCACTATTTGCTAAAACAAATAAATATGGGTTTTTAGAAACTCCATATCGTCGAGTAGAGAACGGAAAAGTAACTGCAGAAATTGATTATTTGTCTGCAATTGAAGAGAGTCAATTTACAATCGCTCAGGCCAATTCAGAGTTAGATGAAAAATCTAACTTCAAAGAAGAATTAGTGTCCAGCCGATTTAAAAATGAATTCGTGTTATCAAATAATAATGAAATTAATTACATGGACGTTGCTCCTGGTCAAATTGTTTCTGTGGCTGCGTCATTAATTCCATTCCTTGAGCATGACGATGCAAACCGAGCGCTGATGGGAGCAAACATGCAACGTCAAGCTGTGCCATGTTTACGAGCTGAAAAAGCAGTTGTTGGTACCGGTATTGAAAGAACGGTGGCTATGGATTCGGGAACAACAGTGCAAGCAGAACGAGGTGGTGTCGTTGATTATGTTGATTCAAGAAGGATTGTGGTTAAAGTCAATGATAAAGAAACTTCTGCTGAAGATGTGGGTGTAGATATTTACAACTTGACTAAATACACTCGCTCTAATCAAAACACAAACATTAATCAAAAACCTTTAGTTAAAATCGGAGATACTATTGCTCGTGGAGATATTATTGCGGATGGAGCTTCTACTGATGTTGGTGAGCTAGCCCTTGGTCAAAATATGTTAGTTGGTTTTATGCCTTGGAATGGTTATAACTTCGAAGATTCCATTTTGATCTCTGAAAAGGTCGTTGCAGACGATCGTTACACTTCAGTTCACATTGAAGAACTATCTGTGGTATCTAGAGACACTAAACTTGGACCAGAAGAAATCACTCGTGATATTTCGAACCTATCCGAAAGAATGTTAGGCCGTCTGGATGAGTCCGGAATAATCTATGTGGGTGCTGAGGTTGAAGCTGGTGACGTTTTGGTTGGTAAAGTTACACCAAAAGGTGAGACACAATTAACTCCAGAAGAAAAATTATTAAGAGCTATTTTTGGTGAAAAAGCTTCTGATGTGAAAGATACCAGCCTCCGTGTTCCTTCTGGAATGTCTGGAACTGTTATTGATGTTCAAGTATTTACTCGTGAGGGTATAGATCGTGATGATAGAGCAGAACAAATCATTCAAGAACAGTTAAGTCATTTTGAGCAAGACTTGAATGACCAATTAAGAATTGTTGAAGATGATACCTTTGCTAGGATAGAAAAATTACTGGTTGGTAAAGCTGTGTCTGGAGGCCCTAAAGGCATTAAAAAAGGCGATAAAGTCACAAAAGACCAGCTCAAAGAGATTGGAAGATACGATTGGTTTGACATTCGCCTAGCTGATGACAAAGATTCTAAATCTCTTGAGTCTCTCAAAGAGAATTTAAATAAGGCGAAGAAAGATTTTGATATTCGCTACGAGGAAAAGAAACAAAAATTAACCCAAGGTGATGAACTTCAGCCTGGTGTTCAAAAAATGGTGAAAGTTTATCTAGCGGTTAAACGAAGAATTCAGCCGGGCGATAAAATGGCTGGTAGACATGGTAATAAGGGTGTTATTTCAAAAATTGTGCCAGTTGAAGATATGCCACATATGGCCGATGGAACAACTCTAGATATAGTTCTTAACCCATTAGGTGTTCCTTCTCGAATGAACATTG
This genomic interval carries:
- a CDS encoding 50S ribosomal protein L10, giving the protein MSLNLEEKKAVVAEVSKQVESAQALILAEYRGVGVAQLTDLRSKARESGVYLRVLKNTLVKRAVEGTPFADLSGDMTGPLIFGMSEDPVAVAKVLNNFAKENDLFVIKSGALPNEKMDEAKIKALASLPSREELLAKLMGTMQAPIAKFVRTLNEVPTKFVRGLAAVRDQKEAQA
- the rplL gene encoding 50S ribosomal protein L7/L12 (present in two forms; L12 is normal, while L7 is aminoacylated at the N-terminal serine; the only multicopy ribosomal protein; 4:1 ratio of L7/L12 per ribosome; two L12 dimers bind L10; critically important for translation efficiency and fidelity; stimulates GTPase activity of translation factors); translation: MAISKEEILEAIGSMSVLDLSELIKEMEDKFGVSAAAAAVAMPAGGAAAGGDAGAATEKSEFDVHLTAAGDQKVNVIKAVREITGLGLKEAKDLVDGAPKVIKEGLAKADAEEAAKKLTDAGATAELK
- the rpoB gene encoding DNA-directed RNA polymerase subunit beta (DNA-dependent RNA polymerase catalyzes the transcription of DNA into RNA using the four ribonucleoside triphosphates as substrates; beta subunit is part of the catalytic core which binds with a sigma factor to produce the holoenzyme) → MSYSFTEKKRLRKNFAKRQTVAEVPYLLSMQLESYKDYLQMDVPVDERKDQGLQNTFNSVFPISSHSGNAKLDFVSYSLGKVVFDVKECQLRGLTFGVPLRVKVRLSIMDKEASEPTVKEVKEQEVYMGEMPLMTNNGSFVINGTERVIVSQLHRSPGVFFEHDKGKTHSSGKLLFSARIIPYRGSWLDFEFDPKDYLYFRIDRRRKMPVTTLLKALGLSSEEILSTFYDFDQFSFVKNKLNFTLYPERLRGEIAKFDIADKKGELIVAKDKRITVKHIREIEKANIKKIEVSEEFIIGRKLAKGIIDADTGEVIAEANAEITEELLAQIKELSINEIETLYYNDLDQGDFISHTLSTDEIPDEYSARVAIYRMMRPGEPPTEDSVKALFEGMFFSEDRYDLSNVGRMKFNRRAYPKSFEKSAGWMQRFYQRVGEQDDEGAGILSIDDILAVVGILVELRNGRGEIDDIDHLGNRRIRSVGELVENQFRTGLVRVERAVKERLGQAEADNLMPHDLINSKPISSAIREFFGSSQLSQFMDQTNPLSEITHKRRVSALGPGGLTRERAGFEVRDVHSTHYGRVCPIETPEGPNIGLINSLALFAKTNKYGFLETPYRRVENGKVTAEIDYLSAIEESQFTIAQANSELDEKSNFKEELVSSRFKNEFVLSNNNEINYMDVAPGQIVSVAASLIPFLEHDDANRALMGANMQRQAVPCLRAEKAVVGTGIERTVAMDSGTTVQAERGGVVDYVDSRRIVVKVNDKETSAEDVGVDIYNLTKYTRSNQNTNINQKPLVKIGDTIARGDIIADGASTDVGELALGQNMLVGFMPWNGYNFEDSILISEKVVADDRYTSVHIEELSVVSRDTKLGPEEITRDISNLSERMLGRLDESGIIYVGAEVEAGDVLVGKVTPKGETQLTPEEKLLRAIFGEKASDVKDTSLRVPSGMSGTVIDVQVFTREGIDRDDRAEQIIQEQLSHFEQDLNDQLRIVEDDTFARIEKLLVGKAVSGGPKGIKKGDKVTKDQLKEIGRYDWFDIRLADDKDSKSLESLKENLNKAKKDFDIRYEEKKQKLTQGDELQPGVQKMVKVYLAVKRRIQPGDKMAGRHGNKGVISKIVPVEDMPHMADGTTLDIVLNPLGVPSRMNIGQILEVHLGWAAKGLGNRIDEMLKEERKVAEVRDLLEKIYNESSGKTEDIKSLKDAEVIEMAHNLKNGVPFATSVFDGAAESDIQYMLDLAFPDDHELTKKLNFSAKKTQLQLFDGRTGEAFERPVTVGYMHVLKLHHLVDDKMHARSTGPYSLVTQQPLGGKAQFGGQRFGEMEVWALEAYGASYTLQEMLTVKSDDVSGRTKVYENIVKGEHKIDAGMPESFNVLTKEIRSLAIDIDLDRD